The following coding sequences are from one Kushneria phosphatilytica window:
- a CDS encoding zinc-dependent alcohol dehydrogenase family protein, translating into MKTRAAVLREMEKPRPYRDSRPLTIEEIDLEAPQRNEVLVRIRAAGLCHSDLSTINGARPRPLPMVLGHEAAGEVVETGPGVDDLELGDHVVFSFAPSCGRCNFCLAGEATLCKPGAAANTAGVLLGGGLRLHRGEEQLYHHIGVSGFADHAVASRRSLTRIDPTLPFHIAALFGCAVLTGVGAVVHTGGVRLGESVLVTGLGGVGLAAVLGAIGAGARQIIAADIDPSKLEMASSIGATHTVNSSDPDAIEQVRQISGGGVDLATEFAGVASALEFAFECTRRGGTTVTSGLPHPDVRLAISPTRMVAEQRTLKGSYLGGHVPALDVPEYIALHQAGRLPVERLLTHRLGLDEINEGFDRLADGSAIRQVIEFE; encoded by the coding sequence ATGAAAACCCGTGCCGCTGTACTGCGTGAAATGGAAAAACCACGTCCCTATCGGGACTCCAGGCCATTGACTATCGAGGAAATTGATCTGGAGGCGCCGCAGCGCAATGAAGTCCTGGTGCGGATTCGTGCAGCCGGTCTGTGTCACTCGGATCTATCGACCATCAATGGCGCTCGGCCAAGACCACTACCGATGGTTCTGGGCCATGAGGCAGCCGGTGAGGTCGTCGAAACAGGGCCCGGAGTAGACGATCTGGAGCTTGGAGATCATGTGGTTTTTTCCTTTGCTCCCAGCTGTGGGCGCTGCAACTTCTGTCTCGCCGGTGAGGCGACGCTCTGCAAACCCGGCGCCGCTGCCAATACTGCAGGCGTGTTGCTGGGCGGGGGGCTACGACTCCATCGCGGCGAGGAACAGCTTTACCATCACATCGGTGTATCGGGATTTGCTGACCATGCGGTTGCCTCAAGGCGTTCACTGACCCGAATTGATCCGACCCTGCCATTTCATATCGCGGCACTGTTCGGTTGTGCCGTTTTGACCGGGGTTGGGGCGGTTGTGCATACCGGTGGTGTGCGGCTGGGAGAATCGGTACTGGTGACCGGTCTGGGGGGGGTTGGCCTGGCGGCGGTACTGGGTGCCATTGGTGCGGGTGCCCGTCAGATCATTGCTGCCGATATCGATCCGAGCAAGCTTGAAATGGCCAGCAGTATCGGGGCGACGCATACCGTGAACAGTAGTGATCCCGATGCCATCGAGCAGGTGCGACAGATCAGTGGCGGCGGGGTGGATCTGGCCACCGAGTTTGCCGGGGTGGCCAGTGCCCTGGAATTTGCCTTTGAATGCACACGACGTGGGGGCACGACCGTCACGTCGGGGCTACCGCATCCCGATGTTCGCCTGGCCATCAGCCCAACGCGCATGGTTGCGGAGCAGCGCACTCTCAAGGGGTCCTATCTTGGCGGCCACGTACCCGCCCTGGATGTGCCCGAATATATCGCGCTCCACCAGGCCGGGCGGCTGCCGGTAGAGCGGTTGCTGACTCATCGGCTTGGGCTGGACGAGATCAATGAGGGCTTCGATCGTCTGGCCGATGGTAGTGCCATTCGCCAGGTCATCGAGTTCGAATAG
- the attM gene encoding AttM family quorum-quenching N-acyl homoserine lactonase: MSGMRLYMLQTGTLKCRLCNIKMNAGLDSYEIPVPWYLITHPQGNVVIDGGCAVECASDPEGYWGAITSVYQPVMRPEEGCVTALQSLSIAPEEVRYVLHSHLHLDHTGATGRFPNATHIVRRREYEYAMAPDWFAKGGYIRADFDRPGLRWQLLEENEDGYDVFGDGAIRFIYTSGHAPGHSSFLVQLPDSGPILLAVDAAYTTDHWNEQALPGFLASTVETVRSVQKLHALADKTGAMVVTGHDPEAWPGFRHAPEFYT; this comes from the coding sequence ATGTCGGGGATGCGTCTTTACATGCTTCAGACGGGTACACTCAAATGCCGCCTGTGCAATATCAAAATGAACGCTGGTCTGGACTCGTACGAGATCCCGGTACCCTGGTACCTGATTACTCACCCGCAGGGCAATGTCGTGATCGATGGCGGCTGTGCCGTGGAGTGCGCGTCCGACCCTGAAGGTTACTGGGGCGCCATAACCTCGGTTTATCAACCGGTGATGCGTCCGGAAGAGGGGTGCGTCACTGCGCTGCAGTCGCTGTCGATTGCACCGGAAGAGGTGCGCTACGTATTGCACAGCCATCTCCATCTGGATCACACCGGCGCGACCGGTCGCTTTCCGAACGCCACTCACATCGTGCGTCGGCGTGAATACGAGTATGCCATGGCGCCCGACTGGTTCGCGAAAGGGGGGTATATCAGAGCCGATTTTGATCGGCCAGGCCTGAGGTGGCAGTTGCTGGAAGAAAACGAAGACGGCTATGACGTTTTCGGTGATGGTGCCATCCGGTTCATTTATACCTCCGGTCATGCGCCGGGCCACTCGAGCTTTCTGGTGCAGTTACCTGATAGCGGCCCGATCCTGCTGGCCGTGGACGCGGCCTACACAACCGATCACTGGAATGAACAGGCGCTACCGGGTTTTCTTGCTTCGACTGTCGAAACCGTCCGGTCGGTACAGAAGCTGCATGCGCTGGCAGACAAGACCGGTGCCATGGTGGTCACTGGGCATGATCCCGAGGCCTGGCCCGGTTTTCGGCATGCACCTGAATTCTATACGTGA
- a CDS encoding secondary thiamine-phosphate synthase enzyme YjbQ, whose translation MWRRQQLTLKARSRGFHLVTEEIISGLPEMQEIDIGLLHVQLLHTSASLTLNENADPDVRHDMEAFLKDRVPGDLPYFRHTMEGPDDMPAHIKASLLGTQLTLAVEKGRLATGTWQGIWLGEHREHGGARRVLATLQGE comes from the coding sequence ATGTGGCGACGCCAGCAACTGACGCTCAAGGCCCGCAGCCGCGGTTTTCATCTGGTAACCGAGGAAATCATCAGCGGTCTTCCCGAGATGCAGGAAATCGATATCGGCTTGCTGCATGTGCAGCTGCTGCATACTTCAGCATCGCTGACACTCAATGAAAATGCAGATCCGGATGTGCGTCATGACATGGAAGCGTTCCTGAAAGATCGAGTGCCGGGCGATCTGCCCTACTTCCGTCATACCATGGAAGGCCCTGACGACATGCCGGCCCACATCAAGGCAAGCCTGCTGGGGACGCAGCTGACGCTGGCCGTTGAGAAGGGTCGACTGGCCACCGGAACCTGGCAGGGCATCTGGCTGGGGGAACATCGTGAGCATGGCGGAGCACGCCGGGTACTGGCGACACTGCAGGGTGAGTAA
- the hda gene encoding DnaA regulatory inactivator Hda, which yields MPGPAQLPLGVGLRDDATLAGFLPDANQALVERLRHQLEPSGEPFLYLWGAPQSGRTHLLQAACHLADDLDRRALYLPLADLGHFPPHMLEDLETLDLVAIDDLQSVMGRRRWEEGLFHCFNRLRDNNTRLIVAADSAPRQLSVGLPDLASRLTWGATFHLRPLDDSGRLDALKLRARIRGMELPDEVARYILHRSPRQLTSLFDALAQLDSASLSAQRKLTIPFVKQALGW from the coding sequence ATGCCTGGTCCTGCTCAATTACCGCTTGGTGTGGGGTTGCGAGATGATGCGACCCTCGCTGGTTTTCTTCCTGATGCCAACCAGGCACTGGTCGAGCGGCTGCGTCATCAGCTTGAGCCTTCTGGAGAGCCATTTCTCTATCTCTGGGGGGCGCCTCAGTCGGGTAGGACTCACCTGCTGCAGGCTGCCTGTCACCTTGCCGACGATCTTGATCGACGTGCGCTTTATTTGCCACTCGCCGATCTCGGCCACTTTCCGCCACATATGCTCGAGGATCTTGAAACGCTTGACCTGGTCGCCATCGATGATCTGCAAAGCGTGATGGGGCGTCGTCGCTGGGAGGAAGGGTTGTTTCACTGCTTCAATCGGCTCAGGGACAACAATACGCGACTCATCGTCGCTGCCGATAGCGCTCCACGACAGTTGTCAGTCGGATTGCCCGATCTGGCATCCCGGTTGACCTGGGGGGCCACCTTTCATCTGCGCCCACTGGATGATAGCGGACGTCTGGACGCACTGAAGCTGCGTGCTCGCATACGAGGGATGGAGCTGCCCGATGAGGTGGCCCGCTATATTCTGCACCGCTCACCGCGACAGCTCACCAGTCTTTTCGATGCCCTGGCACAATTGGATAGCGCTTCACTCTCGGCTCAGCGCAAGCTGACTATTCCGTTCGTCAAACAGGCGCTGGGCTGGTAG
- a CDS encoding AI-2E family transporter, with the protein MPRQWWAILIGAALLWLLSALQPILMPFFISLVLAYLGDPVADWLQRRGLSRRLAVSVVFIFMLLLIVLTALVVIPLVWRQLLQLIDIIPVVINWLQGNAIPRIEQWTDYDISTDFEQIRAVIFGHWREASTVAAQVLGQLSRSGMALAIWIANLLLIPVVSFYMLLDWDRMKRALRELLPRAFEPTVTRLARECDEVLGAFLRGQLIVMLVLGGVYAIGLSLLGVRFGLLIGLMAGLISIVPYLGAITGILTAELVTFFQFQAMWPMIGVAGVFLIGHLLEGMVLQPLLLGDKIGLHPVAVIFAVMAGGQLFGFVGILLALPAAAIIMVVLRHLLARYLDSALYDNPNADDSSN; encoded by the coding sequence ATGCCCCGGCAATGGTGGGCCATACTGATCGGTGCCGCGCTGCTCTGGTTGCTCAGCGCGCTACAACCCATTCTGATGCCGTTCTTTATCAGTCTGGTGCTGGCTTATCTGGGGGACCCGGTGGCCGACTGGCTTCAGCGCCGAGGATTATCGCGCCGGTTGGCGGTCAGTGTTGTGTTCATTTTCATGCTGCTGTTGATCGTGCTGACGGCATTGGTGGTCATCCCGCTGGTATGGCGACAGTTGTTGCAACTGATCGATATCATTCCCGTGGTGATCAACTGGCTGCAAGGTAACGCCATTCCGCGTATTGAGCAGTGGACCGATTATGATATTTCGACCGATTTCGAGCAGATCCGTGCGGTAATCTTCGGGCACTGGCGCGAGGCGAGCACGGTCGCCGCTCAGGTACTGGGTCAGCTGTCACGCTCGGGCATGGCGCTGGCGATATGGATTGCCAATCTGCTGCTGATCCCGGTGGTCTCGTTTTACATGCTGCTGGACTGGGATCGAATGAAACGAGCACTGCGCGAATTGCTGCCGCGCGCCTTCGAGCCCACCGTGACACGGCTGGCTCGTGAGTGCGACGAAGTGCTGGGGGCTTTTCTTCGCGGTCAGTTGATCGTCATGCTGGTCTTGGGTGGTGTATACGCCATTGGGCTGTCATTGCTCGGTGTTCGTTTCGGTTTGCTGATCGGACTGATGGCGGGGTTGATCAGTATCGTGCCTTATCTGGGCGCGATTACCGGCATTCTGACAGCCGAACTGGTGACCTTCTTCCAGTTTCAGGCAATGTGGCCGATGATCGGTGTGGCGGGTGTCTTTCTGATCGGGCATCTGCTTGAAGGCATGGTGTTGCAACCCTTGTTGCTGGGGGACAAGATTGGCCTGCATCCCGTAGCCGTCATTTTCGCGGTCATGGCGGGTGGGCAACTGTTCGGATTTGTGGGCATTCTGCTGGCATTGCCCGCTGCTGCCATCATCATGGTAGTGTTACGACACTTGCTGGCGCGCTATCTGGATAGTGCGCTCTATGACAACCCGAATGCCGACGACTCTTCCAACTGA
- the purM gene encoding phosphoribosylformylglycinamidine cyclo-ligase produces MTASSSRESLSYKDAGVDIDAGNALVDRIKGVAKRTARPEVMGGLGGFGALCQLPTGYREPVLVSGTDGVGTKLRLAMDLGRHDTIGIDLVAMCVNDLIVCGAEPLMFLDYYATGQLDVDIAASVVTGIGTGCEQAGCALVGGETAEMPGMYEGSDYDLAGFCVGVVEKSEILDGSRVGEGDVVLGLAASGPHSNGYSLIRRIVERSQADLASPLHDSSERSLGDALMAPTRIYVRALLSLLRDSDIPVHALSHITGGGLLENIPRVLPEHACVHLDTRSWQRPAVFDWLQREGNVDEHEMHRVFNCGIGMIVVVPAAEAARATEHLSAQGETVYRLGQVRPRGDQPEQVQLENLPA; encoded by the coding sequence ATGACCGCTTCCTCTTCCCGTGAATCGCTGTCCTACAAGGACGCAGGCGTCGATATCGATGCCGGTAATGCCCTCGTCGATCGCATCAAGGGTGTTGCCAAACGGACAGCCCGACCGGAAGTCATGGGCGGACTGGGTGGCTTCGGCGCACTCTGTCAGCTTCCGACCGGTTATCGCGAACCGGTACTGGTTTCCGGTACCGATGGTGTCGGCACCAAACTTCGTCTGGCCATGGATCTCGGTCGCCATGACACTATCGGCATCGATCTGGTCGCAATGTGCGTCAACGATCTGATTGTCTGTGGCGCCGAACCTTTGATGTTTCTGGATTATTATGCAACCGGCCAGCTGGATGTCGATATCGCCGCCAGTGTCGTCACCGGCATCGGCACAGGATGCGAACAGGCCGGTTGCGCGCTGGTGGGCGGTGAAACGGCCGAAATGCCCGGCATGTACGAAGGCTCGGATTACGATCTGGCCGGTTTCTGCGTAGGCGTGGTGGAAAAAAGTGAAATCCTTGATGGCAGCAGGGTTGGTGAAGGCGATGTTGTACTGGGGCTGGCCGCCAGCGGGCCGCATTCGAACGGCTATTCGCTGATTCGTCGTATCGTCGAGCGCAGTCAGGCCGATCTTGCCTCTCCTCTCCATGACAGCAGCGAACGCAGCCTGGGCGATGCCCTGATGGCTCCCACCCGCATCTATGTCCGTGCCCTGCTCTCGCTTCTGCGCGACAGCGATATTCCAGTGCACGCGCTGTCTCACATCACCGGTGGTGGTCTGCTGGAGAACATTCCCCGGGTATTGCCCGAACACGCCTGCGTCCATCTCGACACCCGAAGCTGGCAACGTCCAGCAGTCTTCGACTGGCTACAGCGAGAAGGCAATGTCGATGAGCATGAAATGCACCGCGTCTTCAACTGCGGCATCGGCATGATCGTGGTCGTCCCCGCCGCCGAAGCCGCGCGTGCTACTGAACACCTCTCTGCCCAGGGTGAAACCGTTTATCGACTTGGTCAGGTACGACCGCGTGGCGATCAACCCGAACAGGTACAGCTGGAGAATCTGCCGGCATGA
- the purN gene encoding phosphoribosylglycinamide formyltransferase, whose product MSDTPENSDHSPEYAAEQAEPRRIVVLISGNGTNLQALIDAQETEELGGEIAAVISNRGDAYGLVRAREAGIPAVVLPHHEYDSRERYDSALIKVIDRHAPDLIVLAGFMRILTPLLVQRYHGRMVNIHPSLLPAYRGLHTHQRALDEGVSEHGASVHFVTEELDGGPLIVQAAVPVMPGDTVEQLAERVQTREHLIYPMVIRWFLEGRLQLADDRPQLDGHPLPMTGLRLAAEDVSEEDL is encoded by the coding sequence ATGAGCGACACCCCCGAAAACAGTGATCACAGTCCGGAATATGCCGCTGAACAGGCCGAGCCACGTCGCATCGTGGTACTGATTTCAGGTAATGGCACCAATTTGCAGGCACTGATCGATGCCCAGGAAACCGAGGAACTGGGTGGAGAGATTGCTGCCGTCATTTCCAATCGTGGCGATGCCTACGGCCTGGTACGTGCCCGGGAAGCCGGCATCCCGGCCGTGGTGCTGCCTCATCACGAGTACGACTCACGCGAGCGCTATGACAGTGCCCTGATCAAGGTCATTGACCGTCATGCGCCCGATCTGATCGTGCTGGCCGGGTTCATGCGCATCCTGACACCACTACTTGTTCAGCGCTACCACGGTCGAATGGTGAATATCCATCCTTCGTTGCTGCCAGCCTATCGTGGACTGCATACCCATCAGCGCGCACTGGATGAAGGGGTCAGCGAGCATGGTGCCAGTGTGCACTTCGTGACCGAGGAGCTCGATGGCGGGCCTTTGATCGTACAGGCCGCTGTTCCGGTCATGCCGGGAGATACAGTCGAACAACTGGCCGAGCGCGTACAGACCCGCGAACATCTCATTTATCCCATGGTCATTCGCTGGTTCCTGGAGGGTCGATTGCAACTGGCAGACGATCGCCCACAACTCGACGGTCATCCTCTCCCCATGACAGGCCTGCGCCTTGCTGCAGAAGATGTCAGCGAGGAAGACCTGTAA
- a CDS encoding aldo/keto reductase, with the protein MQYRPLGNSGLLVSEIVLGTVPFGGSGGFEKAASVDVEGARRQIDMALDAGVNLIDTADLYSMGEAEEITGKALGDKRKDIILASKARSPMGDNPNHSGFSRYHLIEACEASLKRLGTDHIDLYQMHNWDGVTPIEEMLYALDHLIQSGKIRYYGTSNFTGWQMMKTIGRAELHNLARPISQQIYYTPESREAEYELMPLAIDQNLGTLVWGPMGEGLFNGKVRRGQKAPEGTRQGNNWPEPYIHDMERAYDIIELFAEIAETHNTSIPRACLAWLKDRPGVTSLIIGARNEAHLQDDLAAAELSLSQQELDRIEEATRPAPLYPYWHRIVAGMDRIDKAERPFIDSFRKTIANRNDYR; encoded by the coding sequence ATGCAATACCGTCCACTTGGCAACTCCGGACTGCTGGTATCGGAAATCGTACTGGGCACCGTTCCCTTCGGCGGTAGCGGTGGTTTTGAAAAGGCGGCCAGCGTCGATGTTGAAGGCGCTCGGCGACAGATCGACATGGCACTCGATGCCGGCGTTAATCTGATCGACACTGCCGATCTCTACTCAATGGGTGAAGCCGAAGAAATTACCGGCAAGGCGCTGGGTGACAAGCGCAAGGACATCATCCTTGCCAGCAAGGCACGCAGCCCCATGGGGGATAACCCCAACCACAGCGGCTTCTCCCGCTATCATCTGATCGAAGCTTGCGAGGCCAGTCTCAAGCGGCTCGGCACCGACCATATCGACCTCTATCAGATGCATAACTGGGATGGTGTCACCCCCATCGAGGAGATGCTCTACGCCCTCGATCACCTGATTCAGAGCGGCAAGATTCGCTACTACGGCACCTCCAATTTCACCGGCTGGCAGATGATGAAAACCATTGGCCGTGCCGAGCTACACAATCTGGCTCGCCCCATCAGTCAGCAGATCTACTACACGCCCGAGTCGCGCGAGGCCGAATACGAGCTGATGCCGCTGGCTATCGATCAGAATCTCGGCACGCTGGTTTGGGGGCCCATGGGTGAAGGACTGTTCAACGGCAAGGTACGCCGTGGGCAAAAAGCGCCGGAGGGAACACGTCAGGGTAACAACTGGCCGGAGCCCTATATCCATGACATGGAGCGCGCCTATGACATCATCGAACTGTTTGCCGAAATCGCCGAGACACATAACACCTCGATCCCGCGCGCCTGTCTGGCATGGCTGAAGGATCGGCCCGGCGTCACCTCACTGATTATCGGCGCCCGCAACGAAGCACATCTACAGGATGATCTGGCGGCCGCTGAACTGTCGCTGAGTCAGCAGGAACTGGATCGCATCGAGGAAGCCACCCGCCCGGCGCCGCTCTATCCATACTGGCATCGGATCGTGGCCGGCATGGATCGCATCGACAAGGCCGAGCGACCTTTCATCGACAGTTTCCGCAAAACCATTGCCAACCGTAACGACTACCGATAA
- the dcd gene encoding dCTP deaminase: protein MSIKADKWIRRMAQEHGMIEPFEFDQVRHVGDQRVISYGTSSYGYDVRCSDEFKVFTNIHSATVDPKHFDDKSFVDVKGEACVIPPNSFALARTVEYFRIPRNVLTICLGKSTYARCGIIVNVTPLEPEWEGHVTLEFSNTTNLPARIYANEGVAQMLFLESDEDCDVSYKDRGGKYMGQRGVTLPRT from the coding sequence GTGAGTATCAAGGCTGATAAATGGATCCGCCGCATGGCGCAGGAACATGGCATGATCGAACCGTTCGAATTCGATCAGGTTCGTCATGTGGGCGATCAGCGAGTGATCTCCTATGGGACCTCGAGCTATGGCTATGACGTGCGCTGCTCGGATGAGTTCAAGGTGTTCACCAATATTCATTCGGCGACCGTTGACCCCAAGCACTTCGATGACAAGAGCTTCGTTGATGTGAAGGGTGAAGCCTGTGTCATCCCGCCGAATTCCTTTGCGCTGGCGCGTACCGTGGAATACTTCCGTATTCCGCGGAATGTACTGACCATCTGTCTGGGCAAGTCTACCTATGCGCGCTGCGGGATCATCGTCAATGTCACGCCGCTTGAACCCGAATGGGAGGGGCATGTGACGCTGGAGTTCTCCAACACTACCAATCTGCCCGCCCGCATTTATGCCAACGAGGGTGTTGCGCAGATGTTGTTTCTGGAGTCCGATGAGGACTGTGACGTTTCCTACAAGGATCGTGGCGGCAAGTATATGGGGCAGCGTGGCGTTACCCTGCCGCGGACCTGA
- the apbC gene encoding iron-sulfur cluster carrier protein ApbC — MENPVLESVKHVVAVASGKGGVGKSTVTVNLALAMAAEGHRVGLLDADIYGPSQAQMLGIAPGTRPSMVDDQTMRPVEAHGLKAMSMAMLVDIETAMVWRGPMVSGAFQQLLTQTEWGELDYLFIDMPPGTGDIQLTLSQKVPVTGSVIVTTPQDIALLDARKGIEMFRKVNVPVLGVVENMSLHTCSNCGHTEHIFGEGGGEKIAAQYDTEMLGQLPLALSIREQVDGGRPTVVAEPEGDVAMTFRRMASRIDEQLAAKGAQGGPSISFGE, encoded by the coding sequence GTGGAGAATCCCGTGCTCGAGAGTGTGAAGCATGTGGTGGCCGTCGCTTCCGGCAAGGGAGGCGTCGGCAAGTCGACCGTTACGGTCAATCTGGCACTGGCCATGGCGGCCGAAGGTCATCGGGTCGGCCTGCTGGATGCCGATATTTATGGTCCCAGTCAGGCACAGATGCTGGGTATTGCCCCGGGCACGCGGCCGAGCATGGTAGACGATCAAACCATGCGACCGGTCGAGGCACATGGTCTGAAGGCGATGTCGATGGCGATGCTGGTGGATATCGAAACCGCCATGGTTTGGCGGGGGCCGATGGTCTCCGGCGCCTTTCAGCAGTTGTTGACCCAGACCGAGTGGGGCGAACTGGATTATCTGTTCATCGATATGCCGCCGGGAACCGGGGATATCCAGCTGACGCTATCGCAGAAGGTGCCGGTGACCGGGTCGGTGATCGTGACCACGCCGCAGGACATTGCCCTGCTGGATGCGCGCAAGGGTATCGAGATGTTCCGCAAGGTCAATGTACCGGTGCTTGGCGTGGTCGAGAACATGAGTTTGCACACCTGCTCGAATTGCGGTCATACCGAGCATATTTTTGGTGAGGGTGGCGGTGAGAAGATTGCTGCCCAGTATGATACCGAAATGCTGGGGCAGCTCCCTCTGGCGTTATCGATCCGTGAGCAGGTTGATGGTGGTCGACCTACTGTAGTCGCCGAGCCTGAGGGTGATGTGGCCATGACCTTTCGGCGCATGGCCTCGCGGATTGATGAGCAATTGGCGGCAAAGGGGGCACAGGGCGGGCCTTCGATCAGCTTTGGCGAGTAG
- the arfB gene encoding alternative ribosome rescue aminoacyl-tRNA hydrolase ArfB, with protein sequence MALQVSRNIVIPDHEIIMHAMRSQGAGGQNVNKVASAIHLRFDIHASSLPEGIREKLLALNDDRITQEGVVVIRAQQYRTQQQNREEARHRLKQLIKRVIYTAKPRKPTGPSRSAKRRRLEHKKQRGQRKALRGRVDH encoded by the coding sequence ATGGCGCTACAAGTATCCCGGAACATTGTCATTCCCGATCACGAGATCATCATGCACGCAATGCGGTCTCAGGGAGCGGGTGGTCAGAACGTCAACAAGGTCGCCTCTGCCATTCATCTGCGTTTCGATATTCATGCCTCCAGTCTGCCCGAGGGCATCAGGGAGAAACTGCTGGCGCTCAATGATGACCGTATTACCCAAGAGGGTGTGGTTGTCATTCGAGCTCAACAGTATCGTACCCAGCAGCAGAATCGTGAGGAGGCGCGCCATCGTCTGAAACAGCTGATCAAGCGCGTGATATATACCGCCAAACCTCGCAAGCCAACCGGGCCCAGTCGATCCGCGAAGCGTCGGCGACTCGAGCACAAGAAGCAGCGTGGTCAGCGCAAGGCTCTGCGAGGCCGGGTCGATCACTGA
- a CDS encoding tellurite resistance TerB family protein, with translation MLDTIQNFFDRMVSQPEAANDAELTLELATAALLCEIVRADGKIDDSEQTALTQMLQRRFSLDDADVSELVQLAQQEVEESVDHYQFVRLINDRYDYQRKIALVQRMWQLAYADGELDPLEEARVRKLAELLHVEHNDFINAKLRAWEVLGLD, from the coding sequence ATGCTCGATACCATACAGAATTTCTTTGATCGCATGGTGAGTCAGCCCGAAGCGGCCAACGATGCTGAACTGACGCTGGAGTTGGCCACGGCTGCACTGTTATGCGAAATCGTCCGTGCCGATGGCAAAATCGATGACAGTGAACAAACGGCACTGACACAAATGCTGCAGCGACGCTTTTCACTCGATGACGCTGATGTCAGCGAGCTGGTACAGCTGGCGCAGCAGGAAGTCGAAGAGAGCGTGGATCATTATCAGTTTGTGCGACTGATCAATGATCGCTACGACTATCAGCGCAAGATTGCCCTGGTGCAGCGCATGTGGCAGCTGGCCTATGCCGATGGCGAGCTGGACCCATTGGAGGAAGCACGGGTACGCAAGCTGGCGGAGCTTTTGCATGTCGAGCATAACGATTTCATCAATGCCAAGCTTCGCGCCTGGGAGGTGCTGGGGCTCGATTGA